ACCGGAGGAAATCAGCTCACCGAGTGCTGGCAGAACTGGATGATGAGAGAGAGGCTCCCGAGAGCCCCCCACCAGTCCTTATGGAGCCCAGGAAGAAACTCCGTGTAGAGAAGACTCCACCGACACCCAGTGGGTAAGTGGAAAAATCTCAGTCTCAGTATTTCACTGCCTTGATTCCGTTTTAGAGCCCTAGGCTGGGAGGTGGCTCTCTGCTTGGGGGGTTGGAGGTGGAACAGATTTTGGAATGGCAAGACCTGGGTTGGTTCTACTAACCAGATTCACCATTCGTCTAGTAAATCTATCTAGGTTCACTCTCAGTTATCCAGGGGAAAGTCCTAGGCTACTGCAGGTTTCCAGTGACCTTGATTTTTGTGTCACTTTCTTCAGAAATCGACGTGGGCGTCCTCGGAAGCACCCAGTGAGCACGCCCAGGGCCCCCCCTGCAGTTGGGGGCGGGGAGCCCTGTGCAGCCCCTTGTTGCTGCCTACCCCAAGAAGAGACAGTAGCCTGGGTTCAGTGTGATGGTTGTGACATCTGGTTCCACGTGGCCTGTGTTGGCTGCAGCATCCAGGCTGCCAGGGAAGCCGACTTTCGATGCCCAGGGTGTCGTGTAGGTATCCAGACCTAAGGCCCACCACCAAAGCACCAGAGGACAGAGCTGGCACTTCCAGGTGGACACTGGGGTGCCAGTGGATCCTAAGAGATACCCTCTTCTTCCCTTGCCTCCCCAGGAGGGAATGACTGCAGGGGAAGGGTCCATGGCTATGGATGTCAATTCAAGGCCTGGAGCAAGCCCTCATGGCCAAGGTGACAGAAGAGATGGTTTCCTGCCAAAGATATTGCTGCATCTAGGAAGTTGCTCCAGCTAGGAAGTGAGCTGGAGAGTCCCACTTATAAGATGTTGTCATGGACCCTAGGATGTCTGTGGTCAAGAGCACCCATAAATTGCAGAGGTCATGCCTGGGAAGGTGGAAGCCCCAGACTTGAACAAGCAAGTTCTTAATGTCCTTGGATGGCATCACCTAAGGCACCTCTGGGAAAACCTAGGGCACAGCCCCAGACTTCCTTCTTACATTGTGAGTAATCCTTCCACTGACAATGATTGTGACCTGGCTTTTCAGAGCTTTGCTTCCATTTCCAAATAAAGAATAAGCAGCTTCTGTCTGTGGGTCTGATACTCCTTGCTTTCCAATTCTTTGGAGAATGGACTTGGTAAAGTCTGGAGAACTAAATCAGATTCTTAGGGGAAGAGAGATGAGCAGACAAGGGACAGAGAAATATGAACCTACTCACTGAAAAGGTGCATGGGATGAACTGCAGatagaaagacaggaaaaaaggtaATTACAGTTTCTCGTTTAAAGGAAAACAGATCCAGTGCCATTCAAATAAGGTATTTGGAATTTGGTCAAGTTCATGAGGGTGGCAGAACTTTTACAAGTTCCACCAGTACTACCAGGAAGAGAAAATCTAGGACACGGGCTAGAGCAGATGCAACCTGGTCCAGTGTATCAGTTGATCCACATATGCTACAATGACTCTCTTCTGAGTCTTACTCCAAGCCAAGATGCTATCAAAGCATCATTTCTATGGTTCTAATTAGGAAAGCCTCATCTTGACCTATTCTATTGCAATCTGCATGTCCATCCCCTTCCATCTCCTACTTATTACCAACCCAACTTTTTTACACATTGAGGAAAGGTCCAGAGCAAGGGCCCCAATCAggtagtggcagagccaggactaaaattggggtggggtggggtgagtcACTTACAGACAGGGTAGGCAAAAACCTTAGGTGGAAACCAAATGGACCCCAGTATCAACGCAAAAAGTGGGGTTTCTGGTTGGGGTGATATACAGAAGAAAGAAGTTATCTAGAAGACTCGATTTCTTGGCATAAAGCCACTAAGGACTTCTAGAGTAAAGTGAGGAGAAGCAAAAAGCCAGCTTGTAATAGGAAATGGACTATGCAGTAACTGCATCTTTGGGCAAAAATAAGGCACTTACCTCCAATTTACCCAGAAGCCAGGTCACAGGCTCCTAAGAACTAAGTTCACACCCATATGAGCCCTCTACTTATAAACTCAGATTCCAATCCCAGATCTCCCTGTGACATTGTGACTCTGAGCAGCTTAAAGGGCACCTTAGCTACAGGGTCATTTGGGTCTGAGAGCTGTTAATATCCACTATTAGATATCCCCGTCCACCCTTCAGTAACCAAAGGAGGATAAACCAAAGACAAGTGTATCCATCTACCGGGTCCCAGGCTTCTTTATTTAAGCACAAAGTGATTAGTGATGTGGGGATTAAAATCAAGAGCATCATTGAACTTCACCTTCCCTCCAATCAGTTACCCCAAACTCCCTGCCCCACACCCTTTGTGTCCCCAATTCCTTTCTTAGTGAATGAAGAACTTAATCCCAAAGCCCTGGTACAAACCCCAGGGTTCTCTCCCTagctctccccttcctctgccctccaCCTCATTCCTGGGAAGGGCAGGCACCTCAGTTTGAATGCATGGGAGAGCCCAGAgtggtgacagacaccgagggaAAGGCCTCACCCTCAGGGAATGGGACCGGGGAGTACAGTGTGGTGAAGTGAGGGCCCCCGTAGCCCGGGGTACTAAAGTGGGGCCCTGGTGCCAGAGGAAAGGATACTGGTCCCCCTGAGAAAGGAGACCCAGCAGCCTCAAAATCCTCTCGTTGCGAATAGTCACTGCTTGATCGTTTGCCCTTCTGGCGACGGTTGCAGAACCACACTCGGACCACCTAGGGGTGGAggatatgggggggggggtgacaatCGATCAGAAGCTCTGGGAGACATGACCGGGGAGGAGATGGAGCACGCAAGGACAGGGGACAGGGGCACTCACATCCTTCTCAAGCCCGAGCTGCTGGGCGATGTGGCTGATCTGCTGCAGGGTAGGTTTTGGGCACTGCAGGAACATGCTCTCCAGGTTGCCTCTCACTCGGTTCTCGATACTAGTCCGCTTTCTCTTCCGGGCCTGCACAAGGGTCTCTGCTTTGCATATCTGGGCAGGCGGGGAGGGGATGACAAGGGAGGAAACGGGAAGGCCAGCCTCGAACCTGCTGAGCAGCAGCACTAGGGGGTCAGTGACTCCAGAGCAAACTGCTAAGGAGCACTGGCTGGATGAGTCGCCAGGTGATATGAAAAATACAGATCCCAGAAGAGTGGGTTTAGACCAGTGGCCCTGGCCCTCCTCCCAGCAGATCTGAGGAATTCCACTCCATCCTGTCGAGAACTACTGACTCCACGGGGGAAAGCTGCCAGCCAGGCATGGAAGCAGAAATTGGGCTGAGGCAGGGTCAGCCCTTGGGcatccctcccaccctcacctcctgtaGATTCTCGTTGTTGTCAGCTTCCTCCACCCACTTCTGCAGCAGGGGCCGCAGCTTACACATGTTCTTGAAACTGAGCTGCAGAGCCTCAAAACGGCAGATGGTCGTTTGGCTGAACACTTTCCCTGGGGAGGTGGGTTGAAAGAAGCAAGATGAGGCAGCAGGCCTTTGGGGGCCCTTGTGACCGCAAGACCCAGGCCTCACCATCTCTTCCATTCTCACAAGATCCCCCACCAGGGTCCTACTTCTTCCCAGAGAGAAATCAAGGCCCAAGGACAGAATCTTTTCCTACTGTATCCTTGGTGGGGAGGAAAGGCCCAAATTCAGGGATGTTCCTTCCAGGGGAGATGTGGTCCCTGTGTTCCGTGGGTCAGAACACATTGAGGGAGACTCACCAAAGAGAACCCCTAGGGTGAGCCCCACATCGGCCTGGGTATATCCCAGGGTGATCCTCTTCTGCTTCAGGAGCTTGGCAAATTGTTCCAGGTCTTTCTGAAGAGCTTTGATGTCCTGGGACTGTATTCAAAAAGACAGGACACATGAGAACATAAACATACCATTTATCCACCCCACTCTCCTTCCTTTTGGGCCCCAAGGAATGGCCTGTGGGAGTAtctctgcctccagactgcccatCTAATATCTAGAAATAACCCATATACAACTGTCATTTACCCCAGAAAGTGACACATCCATCAGACACAGAGCACCAGTCAATAATGGAAAGAGGCCCCAGCCTCAGTGAGAACACCTATCAGGTTCTGAAGGGACCTCCAGTCTTTTTAGgtcatttaatactcacaaaaGCTTTTTGATGAGGAATTAGCCCTAGCCTGAGGAAGTTCGGAGACTAGCGAAATAAAGAGCATCATGTTTCTCTGAGTCTCATTCCAAATATACTCTCCATCTTGCCTTGAGGGTCCCACACACTATGACACAGCGTgtacaaacagaaatagacacactacAAAACAGGTGTCATAAGAAGTATGAATAAAGTGCTTTGTATACAGTTAGTGCTCAATCTAAAAAATCTGATTATGCCttattttttactgtttctttttgcAATATAGAAGCATCCTCACTAATTTCAACAGCACCTTCTGTAAGCCAGTGGCTACACAAAGTAGACAAAAATTCCCTGGCCTCATGCAGCTTTCATTCTGATGTAGAGAGAAAAATAACTATTACCCAGTATGTTAGAAGCGCTACGGAAGAGTAAAGCAGGGGAGGGGATGATGGGGAaggtgaaatttttaaataagatagTCAGAGATGATGTTTGAGCAAAAGGAAGGAGCCAAGAGGAAAGGCgttgggcggggggtgggggggaggcggTAGTAGCAAGGCCAAAAGCAAAGCCAGCAGGGTAAGAGGATGGAGGAATGGTAAAAAGAGGGTCTGATGAGGTCAGGGAGGTGATCAGGGCAGATTCTGGAGATGCTGCAGCGACTTTGGTTTACTCAGTGAAATGGAAAGCTGCAAAAAGGTTTTGTGCAGTAAAGTGATCTCTCACATTTGAAAATGTTCACTCCAGTTGATGTATTGGCCATAGACTAAGGAGGAGGCAACTGC
This genomic window from Camelus bactrianus isolate YW-2024 breed Bactrian camel chromosome 20, ASM4877302v1, whole genome shotgun sequence contains:
- the POU5F1 gene encoding POU domain, class 5, transcription factor 1; this translates as MAGHLASDFAFSPPPGGGGDGPGGPEPGWVDPRTWLSFQGPPGGSGIGPGVGPGAEVWGLPPCPPPYDFCGGMAYCGPQVGVGLVPQGGLETPQPEAEAGAGVESNSEGASPEPCAAPAGAVKLDKEKQEPTPEESQDIKALQKDLEQFAKLLKQKRITLGYTQADVGLTLGVLFGKVFSQTTICRFEALQLSFKNMCKLRPLLQKWVEEADNNENLQEICKAETLVQARKRKRTSIENRVRGNLESMFLQCPKPTLQQISHIAQQLGLEKDVVRVWFCNRRQKGKRSSSDYSQREDFEAAGSPFSGGPVSFPLAPGPHFSTPGYGGPHFTTLYSPVPFPEGEAFPSVSVTTLGSPMHSN